The Spirosoma foliorum genome has a window encoding:
- a CDS encoding LytTR family DNA-binding domain-containing protein, whose protein sequence is MSPLTRQQHIIFLITAIPIAALVASHVVFSQVFPGQSGYQFPWGYFLTVATVMFSCWEVNLFIFRWLDHRLPFWENPIRRLLAQILVGGLATLLTFAIIFPLAQRVYMHHWPPAFIVARGVIVCITLATLVNGGYSGLYILQAFFAEREKFNEPLSANFSSESTAGIPLTSLPSIISIEVSTGQLRLPANEIAYFYSTGGLVLLVKADGQQLTTRYSSFAQLTDHLDTRYFFQLSRQFVVGLNAVRAVQDDVNRKLMVTLVPSLHKQQPNQEVIVSRYRSLELKKWLQTATVH, encoded by the coding sequence ATGTCTCCCCTTACACGCCAGCAGCATATCATCTTTCTGATCACCGCCATTCCGATTGCGGCACTCGTGGCGTCGCATGTGGTGTTTAGTCAGGTATTTCCCGGCCAGTCTGGCTACCAATTTCCGTGGGGGTATTTTCTGACGGTGGCTACGGTTATGTTCTCCTGCTGGGAGGTCAATCTGTTCATTTTCCGCTGGCTGGATCATCGGCTCCCCTTCTGGGAAAACCCCATCCGTCGGCTGCTGGCACAGATACTTGTAGGCGGGTTGGCAACACTCCTGACTTTTGCCATTATTTTCCCATTGGCTCAGCGAGTTTATATGCACCATTGGCCACCTGCATTCATCGTTGCCCGAGGAGTTATTGTTTGCATTACGCTGGCAACGCTGGTTAATGGAGGCTATTCGGGACTGTATATTTTGCAGGCTTTTTTTGCCGAACGGGAAAAGTTCAATGAACCACTTTCGGCCAATTTTTCATCAGAATCAACGGCTGGCATCCCACTAACGTCATTGCCTTCGATTATTTCGATTGAAGTCAGCACGGGCCAATTGCGCCTACCAGCTAATGAGATTGCTTATTTTTATTCGACAGGTGGCCTGGTGCTGCTCGTTAAAGCCGATGGTCAGCAACTGACAACCCGCTATTCATCGTTTGCCCAACTGACAGATCATTTGGATACTCGTTATTTCTTCCAGCTCAGTCGGCAGTTTGTCGTTGGCTTAAACGCGGTTCGGGCCGTTCAGGACGATGTCAATCGCAAACTCATGGTTACGCTTGTGCCTTCCCTGCATAAGCAACAACCCAATCAGGAGGTCATCGTTAGTCGCTACCGAAGCCTCGAACTCAAGAAATGGTTACAGACGGCAACTGTACACTGA
- a CDS encoding leucine-rich repeat domain-containing protein yields MATRSLLLSLTLTFVLGYSFTVGLTDPNSVLKKIPDWLGIPLFLGCFLLYLLASWWAFKGFSDHKFIALVSMGFCVFGIGIYATVFAMEMGHGKAAKGQYDYDFTTLDPSEKAILAQITHDAGLGLQDAVFTEHWHIGQAEKVTEPRNGFQICVQKGHVTALNLSDHPIRNLATLSQLPQLGDLYLRNCGLTDMSGLQSTKLGRLDISDNQITDLKTLRGCPNVQWLFAMNNRLTSTDGLDQFKAIVSTDFRGNSIPQ; encoded by the coding sequence ATGGCTACTCGCAGTTTATTACTCTCCCTCACGCTGACGTTCGTTTTAGGCTATTCCTTTACCGTTGGCCTCACAGATCCCAATTCGGTCTTAAAGAAAATACCCGATTGGCTGGGCATACCTCTATTTTTAGGGTGCTTCCTACTATATCTGCTGGCAAGCTGGTGGGCGTTCAAAGGATTCAGCGATCACAAATTCATTGCCCTCGTATCAATGGGATTTTGTGTATTCGGCATCGGGATTTATGCCACTGTTTTCGCGATGGAAATGGGGCATGGCAAAGCCGCAAAGGGGCAGTATGATTATGATTTCACAACGCTTGACCCCAGCGAAAAAGCCATTCTGGCACAGATCACGCATGATGCGGGATTAGGATTACAGGACGCTGTTTTTACCGAACACTGGCACATTGGACAGGCCGAAAAAGTTACCGAACCCCGCAACGGTTTTCAAATTTGCGTACAAAAAGGACACGTAACCGCGCTGAATCTATCTGATCACCCCATTCGGAATCTGGCGACGCTTTCGCAACTTCCGCAGCTGGGCGATCTGTATCTGAGAAACTGTGGCTTAACTGATATGAGCGGCTTGCAATCTACGAAGCTAGGGCGATTAGATATCTCTGATAATCAGATTACCGACTTAAAAACCTTACGGGGTTGCCCCAACGTTCAATGGTTATTTGCTATGAACAATCGCTTAACGTCAACCGATGGTCTCGATCAATTCAAAGCCATCGTCAGCACCGATTTTCGGGGAAATTCTATTCCGCAATAA
- a CDS encoding YbjN domain-containing protein, producing the protein MEPIKNPSPAKPEDAQAALANEQYNRVQTMIQCYVESIGLTKDQTYGAKNNNWLWKNGSATIEVYIQTIKFESGSRRDYLRIFSPLLEIPTNNLLGFYRHLLELNDLRLGVKLCIAPNSQTVYATYERDIRGMDYQELTTCIRDLELWADELDDQLKAQFPNWSN; encoded by the coding sequence ATGGAACCAATTAAAAATCCTTCACCTGCCAAACCCGAAGACGCACAGGCCGCACTTGCCAACGAGCAATACAATCGCGTTCAGACAATGATTCAGTGCTACGTTGAATCGATTGGACTGACCAAAGACCAGACCTACGGCGCTAAAAACAATAACTGGCTTTGGAAAAATGGCTCCGCAACGATTGAGGTCTACATTCAAACCATCAAGTTTGAGAGCGGAAGCCGACGCGATTACCTGCGGATTTTCTCGCCCCTACTGGAAATCCCAACGAACAACCTGCTGGGTTTCTATCGTCACTTACTCGAACTCAACGATCTCCGATTAGGGGTAAAACTATGCATTGCTCCGAATAGCCAAACCGTTTACGCTACCTACGAACGTGACATTCGGGGAATGGACTACCAGGAACTAACGACCTGCATCCGCGATCTGGAACTCTGGGCCGATGAATTAGACGACCAATTGAAAGCACAGTTCCCCAACTGGTCGAACTAA
- a CDS encoding DKNYY domain-containing protein, which produces MNSLLKKIFGTFGTLAITLIGLLVLACGPGSRRGYRIEKGEVVMYRGFPANRSVIPEADADSFTIINDDYGKDKTHVFYIGRIIQNADPATFEYLSGAYSRDKTNGYSRHELISTDGPHFRVVPNSNDTPTNVTAEGAPYVCDSHRVYKDMFIIDGADPASFVFVPMFNGYYLTRDKRRVYFQEKPIEGVDGATFRKVSDFNFCDKHRAWGLVLGQYTHWAPIENVDLANFSSAGQYYAKDKQRVYFSDHAVKGADPTSFTETNYLQAKDKNSTYSSGYKATNQN; this is translated from the coding sequence ATGAACAGTCTACTCAAAAAAATCTTCGGTACGTTTGGGACATTGGCCATTACACTCATTGGCTTGCTAGTACTCGCCTGCGGGCCGGGTTCACGGAGGGGCTACCGCATTGAAAAAGGCGAGGTAGTTATGTATCGGGGCTTTCCCGCGAACCGATCCGTTATTCCTGAAGCGGATGCAGACTCGTTTACCATCATCAATGATGATTACGGCAAAGACAAAACCCATGTATTCTACATAGGCCGAATCATCCAAAATGCCGACCCAGCTACGTTTGAATACCTATCGGGAGCTTATTCCAGGGACAAAACCAATGGCTACAGTCGGCATGAATTGATCAGCACCGACGGTCCCCATTTTAGGGTTGTTCCGAATAGCAATGACACGCCGACGAATGTAACAGCCGAGGGCGCGCCCTACGTTTGCGATAGCCATCGAGTATATAAAGACATGTTTATCATTGATGGGGCCGATCCGGCTTCGTTTGTCTTTGTTCCGATGTTCAACGGGTATTATCTGACACGCGACAAGCGACGGGTTTATTTTCAGGAAAAACCTATAGAGGGCGTAGATGGAGCGACGTTCCGGAAAGTGTCGGACTTTAACTTCTGCGATAAGCACCGTGCCTGGGGACTGGTATTGGGGCAATACACGCACTGGGCACCGATCGAAAACGTCGATCTCGCCAACTTCTCCAGCGCTGGGCAATACTACGCCAAAGACAAACAGCGAGTTTATTTCAGCGATCACGCTGTTAAAGGAGCTGACCCTACTTCGTTTACCGAAACGAATTACCTTCAGGCCAAAGACAAAAACAGTACCTACTCGTCTGGCTACAAAGCCACCAATCAGAATTAA
- the treZ gene encoding malto-oligosyltrehalose trehalohydrolase — protein sequence MNQSLINHRTLGVTFSANSTCVRVWAPQAQSVELRVYNRELTIPLQNDGNYWQANANQLQPGDTYKFILNGTLERPDPASLAQPDGVHGPSQVLDVTTFAWTDADWRNLPLEDYLIYELHTGTFTPEGTFAGIESRLDYLRELGINTIEIMPVAQFPGTRNWGYDGVCPYAVQYSYGGAAGLQQLVDSCHRKGLAVVLDVVYNHMGPEGNYFGDFGPYFTTRYQTPWGNALNFDGDYSDSVRRYFVENVLMWFRDFHIDALRIDAAHAIHDTRETHLLREIKLYVDELMSQTGRQHYLIVESDQNETRFIQPLADQGYGMDAQWNDEFHHALRVAAGGERKGYYADYNGIMHLAKSYKDAYVYDGTYMPRRARIVGKSTAGYAGRQFVVFSQNHDHIGNRMLGERPSQLVSFAMQKLMAGAVISSPYLPMLFMGEEWGESNPFLYFVSHSDPTLIEAVRQGRKREFAAFQTPIPTSSTPVPGEVVASIDLLDAQDERTFERSKLQWSSLAKEPHQTLFRYYQTLLALRKQSSLRHPDRESVAVVADEVQQTLTLFRQHKQFQKGQLTESETVVCLMNFSKETRSFTLTATERQWQKLLDSADPQWLGSVQAPMTLAGNESVVVQAESILIYTNK from the coding sequence ATGAATCAATCACTAATTAACCACCGGACGCTGGGCGTTACGTTTTCTGCCAATAGTACATGCGTGCGCGTCTGGGCTCCACAGGCGCAATCGGTAGAGCTTCGTGTGTACAATCGAGAGCTAACGATACCGCTTCAAAACGATGGCAATTACTGGCAAGCGAACGCCAATCAACTCCAGCCCGGCGATACCTATAAATTTATCCTGAACGGAACCCTCGAACGACCCGACCCGGCATCGCTGGCACAGCCTGATGGCGTACACGGTCCATCGCAGGTGCTTGATGTCACGACGTTTGCCTGGACGGATGCCGATTGGCGTAATCTGCCGCTGGAAGATTACCTGATTTACGAGCTTCATACAGGAACATTCACGCCCGAAGGCACCTTTGCGGGAATCGAAAGCCGGTTGGATTATTTACGTGAACTAGGTATCAATACGATTGAAATCATGCCGGTAGCACAGTTTCCGGGTACGCGTAACTGGGGCTACGATGGCGTTTGTCCTTATGCTGTGCAGTACTCGTATGGGGGTGCTGCCGGGCTTCAGCAATTAGTGGATAGCTGCCACCGGAAAGGGCTTGCCGTTGTGCTTGATGTGGTCTATAACCACATGGGGCCGGAAGGGAATTACTTTGGTGATTTTGGTCCATACTTCACGACTCGGTATCAGACGCCCTGGGGAAACGCGCTCAATTTCGATGGTGACTATAGTGATAGCGTGCGCCGGTATTTCGTTGAAAATGTGCTGATGTGGTTTCGGGATTTTCATATTGATGCCTTACGAATCGATGCGGCCCATGCGATTCATGACACTCGGGAAACCCATCTATTACGCGAGATAAAACTGTATGTCGATGAGTTGATGAGCCAGACCGGGCGACAACATTACCTGATTGTTGAGTCAGATCAGAACGAAACGCGCTTTATTCAGCCACTGGCCGATCAGGGCTATGGCATGGATGCGCAATGGAACGATGAGTTTCATCATGCCTTACGGGTAGCGGCTGGGGGCGAACGGAAAGGCTATTATGCTGACTACAACGGGATTATGCACCTGGCAAAATCGTACAAAGATGCCTATGTGTATGATGGTACGTACATGCCTCGCCGTGCCCGGATTGTCGGGAAATCAACGGCAGGATATGCCGGGCGACAATTTGTGGTTTTCTCTCAGAATCACGATCACATTGGCAACCGAATGTTGGGCGAGCGACCTAGTCAGCTCGTGAGCTTTGCCATGCAGAAACTGATGGCAGGAGCCGTTATCAGTAGCCCCTATTTGCCGATGCTGTTTATGGGCGAAGAATGGGGCGAATCGAATCCATTTTTATATTTCGTCAGCCATTCTGATCCGACTCTGATTGAAGCGGTTCGGCAGGGACGCAAGCGAGAATTTGCCGCTTTTCAGACACCTATTCCCACGTCCAGCACGCCCGTACCGGGTGAAGTGGTTGCTAGTATAGACCTACTGGACGCCCAGGATGAACGAACATTTGAGCGATCGAAATTGCAATGGTCATCCCTGGCAAAAGAGCCGCACCAAACCCTTTTTCGCTACTACCAGACCCTGCTCGCCTTGCGAAAGCAGTCATCGTTACGTCATCCCGACCGTGAATCGGTGGCTGTGGTGGCCGATGAAGTGCAGCAAACGCTCACGCTGTTTCGTCAGCACAAGCAGTTTCAAAAAGGGCAGTTAACAGAATCGGAGACGGTTGTCTGTCTGATGAATTTCTCGAAGGAAACCCGGTCATTTACGCTAACCGCTACTGAGCGACAGTGGCAAAAGCTGTTGGACTCCGCCGATCCGCAATGGCTAGGTTCTGTACAGGCACCAATGACGCTCGCTGGAAATGAATCTGTGGTGGTTCAGGCGGAATCTATCCTGATTTATACAAATAAGTGA
- a CDS encoding sensor histidine kinase, with protein MRSLLAFLLVFTICWGANAQMPTLTFDYITTKEGLPSNDVWCITKDKRGFLWIGTGRSVCRYDGYTFQTVDDQRLGYCSGVSTDSAGTVYAAISTKGLCSINPEMLTVETILRNNYEDDDRTNDMHERVFVDSYNQAWVGDYTAVKRYDLARKKLRMYALSSGNNIHQDATFFEDNQRRLWVISEIGLYYYDRQHDKLICLLGQEAKLANNKRPVRLEMAFQDTKGTIWIGAFDAGLLRFSPPAELPQVDGFGNSSFSFLSKEFANQNVICGQESVDANGRKLLFIGTEKGLSLYYPDENKVYHLPEFYDKGIHVKVMYDDKDNGILWIGTRKGLIKYRYRNPGIHTIDIPASAVRLPVEVTSSLQLADKRFLLGLSHSGALAWQSTTNQFRLWPYPTSTYTHRLQWIQNRPMAFTDKGVFVGNPSTETFSALPIASRLFTSTEFRDGLIDQKGRFWIANMTQGLKVVDLSTNTELKLWPESAGKQLCQNNYIKAITEGNDSKIWVATCPNGLYYFDEPKARFVNIMELPANKGKSLGGLCINAVERGQGGSILVASWGGVNKISSSGQILASFDYQHDKLSDTYCSNICDDKEGNLWFSTNEGIHIANLNTRKIKYLTTIEGLSSNDPVGFLKTSSDELILGHINTINLLNINALLRSKIIPHIALSSVEVKGKMLHQDLTKEIILQPDENSITLNFSTLNFEPASKNVYSYQLEGYEPNWVDLGNQHTVSFTNLPARSYTLHVRSSDSFGLKSKQPLGIHLTIKPYFTNTWLFRTLIGLFIAGLIVLMMRWRVNTLDERNRLDLQITEWRLKALQSQMNPHFLFNSLNSVQSYLLTNRGIEGAKYLSKFSKLVRRIMENSNHQYLSFEQIIDTLRMYVEIEAFRFNHEFSYSFDIEDNDVLLDALLPPMLLQPYVENAIWHGLMPKEGAKTLKITARIQDNHIVCTIEDNGVGRAFAPRTEGHISRGQEMTKGIFESLRRKDKEAQLELIDLFDTDNNPAGTRVKMTIPIEKA; from the coding sequence ATGCGCTCCTTATTGGCTTTCCTTCTGGTTTTTACGATCTGTTGGGGAGCCAATGCGCAAATGCCTACGCTAACGTTTGACTACATCACCACCAAAGAAGGACTACCTTCCAATGACGTTTGGTGCATTACCAAAGACAAGCGGGGCTTTTTGTGGATCGGCACCGGGCGAAGCGTTTGCCGCTATGATGGGTACACGTTCCAGACCGTCGACGATCAGCGGTTAGGCTATTGTTCAGGGGTTTCAACCGATTCGGCGGGAACGGTTTATGCAGCCATTTCCACGAAAGGCTTATGCTCGATTAATCCCGAAATGTTGACCGTCGAAACGATTCTTCGGAATAATTATGAAGACGACGACCGAACCAACGACATGCACGAACGGGTATTCGTCGATTCCTACAACCAAGCCTGGGTTGGCGATTATACCGCCGTGAAACGCTATGATCTGGCTCGAAAGAAACTCCGGATGTACGCCCTTTCGTCGGGCAATAACATTCATCAGGACGCTACCTTTTTCGAAGATAACCAACGAAGACTCTGGGTTATTTCGGAGATAGGGCTTTACTACTACGATCGTCAACACGACAAACTAATCTGCCTATTGGGTCAGGAAGCCAAACTGGCGAACAACAAACGCCCTGTTCGTCTGGAAATGGCCTTTCAGGATACCAAAGGCACGATCTGGATTGGCGCCTTCGACGCTGGCTTACTTCGCTTTTCGCCCCCGGCTGAATTGCCCCAGGTTGATGGATTTGGCAATTCATCCTTTTCGTTTCTGAGTAAAGAATTTGCCAACCAGAATGTAATCTGCGGTCAGGAGTCCGTTGATGCGAACGGGCGAAAGCTACTGTTTATTGGTACCGAGAAAGGGCTAAGTCTGTATTACCCCGACGAAAACAAGGTGTATCATCTACCCGAATTTTACGATAAGGGTATCCATGTCAAGGTCATGTACGACGATAAAGACAATGGTATTCTTTGGATCGGTACGCGCAAAGGACTTATCAAGTATCGGTATCGAAATCCGGGTATTCACACCATCGACATACCCGCCAGCGCCGTTCGGTTGCCGGTTGAAGTGACGAGTTCCTTACAGTTAGCCGACAAGCGTTTTCTGTTAGGTCTCTCCCATTCAGGCGCATTGGCCTGGCAATCGACCACCAACCAGTTTCGCCTGTGGCCCTATCCTACCAGCACCTATACCCATCGGCTGCAATGGATTCAAAACCGCCCGATGGCCTTCACCGATAAAGGTGTTTTTGTCGGCAATCCATCGACAGAAACATTTTCGGCTTTACCCATTGCCTCTCGTTTATTTACATCCACCGAATTCCGCGATGGTTTGATAGACCAGAAAGGGCGATTCTGGATTGCCAACATGACGCAGGGGCTCAAAGTAGTTGATCTATCGACGAATACAGAACTGAAACTCTGGCCCGAATCGGCGGGGAAACAGCTCTGCCAGAACAACTACATCAAAGCGATTACGGAAGGTAACGATAGCAAAATCTGGGTAGCCACCTGCCCCAATGGTTTGTATTATTTCGATGAGCCCAAAGCGCGTTTTGTCAACATCATGGAGTTACCCGCCAATAAGGGCAAAAGTCTGGGCGGGCTCTGTATTAATGCTGTAGAACGGGGCCAGGGCGGTTCTATCCTGGTTGCCAGTTGGGGTGGCGTCAATAAAATTTCATCATCGGGCCAAATTCTGGCTTCGTTCGATTACCAGCACGACAAGCTATCGGATACCTATTGCTCCAATATCTGCGACGATAAAGAAGGCAACCTGTGGTTCAGCACCAATGAAGGAATTCATATCGCCAACCTCAATACCCGGAAAATCAAGTACCTCACCACCATCGAAGGATTGAGCAGCAACGACCCGGTCGGGTTTCTAAAAACCAGTTCGGATGAGTTGATTTTAGGCCACATCAACACCATCAATCTGCTGAATATAAATGCCCTGCTTCGTAGCAAAATCATTCCGCACATTGCGCTCAGCTCGGTCGAGGTGAAGGGAAAAATGCTTCATCAGGACCTTACGAAAGAGATTATTCTACAACCCGACGAAAATTCGATCACGCTCAACTTCTCGACACTGAATTTTGAACCGGCGTCCAAAAACGTATATAGTTATCAGTTAGAAGGCTACGAACCGAACTGGGTCGATCTGGGAAACCAGCATACCGTTTCGTTTACCAACCTGCCCGCGCGCTCGTATACGCTGCATGTCCGCAGCAGTGATAGCTTCGGTCTAAAGAGCAAGCAACCATTGGGTATTCACCTGACTATAAAGCCTTACTTTACCAATACCTGGCTTTTCAGAACGCTCATCGGCCTATTCATCGCTGGCCTGATTGTTCTGATGATGCGCTGGCGAGTGAATACACTTGACGAACGAAACCGGCTCGATTTACAGATAACCGAGTGGCGATTAAAAGCCCTGCAATCGCAGATGAACCCGCATTTTCTGTTCAATTCGCTCAACTCCGTGCAGAGTTATCTGCTCACCAATCGGGGGATTGAGGGCGCCAAATACCTATCGAAATTCTCCAAGCTGGTACGCCGGATTATGGAGAACTCAAACCATCAATATTTATCCTTCGAGCAAATCATCGACACGCTACGCATGTACGTGGAAATTGAGGCATTCCGCTTCAATCACGAGTTCAGCTATTCATTTGATATTGAAGACAATGACGTTTTGCTCGATGCGCTCTTGCCCCCCATGCTCCTGCAACCCTACGTCGAAAACGCCATCTGGCATGGTCTGATGCCCAAAGAAGGCGCTAAAACGCTGAAAATTACGGCTCGTATCCAGGACAATCACATTGTTTGCACCATTGAGGACAACGGAGTCGGGCGGGCGTTTGCTCCTCGAACAGAAGGTCATATTTCGCGTGGGCAGGAGATGACAAAAGGAATTTTCGAATCGCTCCGACGGAAGGACAAGGAAGCTCAACTAGAACTGATTGACTTATTTGATACTGATAATAACCCAGCGGGAACGCGGGTAAAAATGACTATTCCCATAGAAAAAGCGTAA
- a CDS encoding ankyrin repeat domain-containing protein, with protein sequence MSSQVLPMLNGIMAVKPIVFSPRILKVIWLNFDFYGLFMNNPDAPSEETFQAYYEAHNQNSVFSWVDQPNGLTYQYDLSINQAQVTPAIEPHAERVTKLNKRLWELLPPELLDTNDNWKKAWLTAARKLDIATMRFIIEQGFNVDVVDEDGYTALYHAVTPYGGSYNVVELLVEAGADLTLPINNVDFLIKVGWEGVAGNGEASEAQSIAAYLRNCTHGL encoded by the coding sequence ATGAGTTCACAGGTTCTACCAATGTTGAACGGCATTATGGCGGTTAAGCCTATTGTTTTCTCGCCCCGCATCCTTAAAGTAATCTGGCTCAATTTCGATTTCTATGGCCTGTTTATGAACAACCCGGATGCGCCATCCGAGGAAACGTTTCAGGCCTATTATGAAGCTCATAATCAGAACTCCGTTTTTTCGTGGGTGGACCAACCCAATGGTCTAACGTATCAATACGACCTGAGTATCAATCAGGCCCAGGTTACCCCTGCTATTGAACCGCATGCAGAGCGGGTGACCAAACTGAACAAACGACTGTGGGAGCTTTTACCACCCGAGCTTCTGGACACGAACGATAACTGGAAAAAAGCTTGGCTTACCGCTGCCCGGAAGCTGGATATAGCTACCATGCGATTTATTATCGAGCAGGGGTTCAATGTGGACGTAGTTGATGAGGATGGATATACCGCTCTCTATCACGCCGTAACACCTTATGGTGGCAGCTATAATGTTGTTGAATTATTAGTAGAAGCCGGAGCCGATTTAACCCTCCCCATCAACAATGTCGACTTTCTGATTAAAGTCGGCTGGGAAGGCGTTGCCGGTAATGGCGAAGCCAGTGAAGCGCAGTCAATTGCCGCTTATCTGCGGAATTGTACCCACGGGCTTTAG
- a CDS encoding TPM domain-containing protein, whose protein sequence is MNQKITQLAILFFLFVCGGIPSVVAQTYTLETVPNPKQSRSSHYVSNPDHILSGSAVSQIDAMLGKLEDSTTAQVAVVCVNSIGESAPKDFATALFRKWGLGYQKKNNGLLVLLVKDQHRIEMETGYGLEGILPDAICKRIQAESIVPLAKIGDFDGAMLAGVQEITNRISTPEATKEVYDDSKATTERHSAPLEDGALWLFFALLTPAMLVLRLIIFFVRKQNPITDKIELTITQSKRRILWAILMYVIMPSAVGLLVVQLRQDNWLHSWQIVVVFYAVPGLVLWDARRRRIKTFYQLFGTMTEADRYVRYKAAHFNGLGNILLYPIPFWWLKREDEKALYAIRNAPRTTAEGYPLWKVAVTHRDAFLNDYQQIEQNSCSVDYDVWRNETHNSTQTIGYENLNNLVYHRCKKCESKTVYKVKSRVVKEATTEREGRGAHEYECKACGHHYETQYTIPIIQQRSSSSAHSSTTYSSSGSSSRSSGGGGSSGSSSSSSSSWGGGSSGGGGAGSSW, encoded by the coding sequence ATGAATCAGAAAATTACCCAGCTAGCCATTTTATTCTTCCTGTTTGTTTGTGGGGGAATACCATCGGTTGTTGCCCAGACCTACACGCTCGAAACGGTGCCTAACCCGAAGCAAAGTCGAAGCTCGCACTACGTCAGTAATCCCGACCATATTCTATCGGGTTCGGCGGTGAGTCAGATCGACGCGATGCTGGGGAAACTAGAAGACTCCACGACAGCACAGGTAGCCGTGGTGTGTGTAAATTCCATTGGTGAGAGCGCGCCTAAAGATTTTGCGACTGCACTGTTTCGGAAATGGGGGCTTGGTTATCAGAAGAAAAACAACGGCCTGCTGGTGCTGCTCGTTAAAGATCAGCATCGGATCGAAATGGAAACTGGTTACGGCTTAGAAGGCATTCTGCCCGATGCCATCTGCAAACGGATTCAAGCCGAAAGCATAGTTCCATTAGCTAAAATCGGCGATTTCGATGGGGCCATGCTGGCCGGTGTTCAGGAAATTACAAACCGAATCAGCACGCCAGAAGCCACCAAAGAAGTTTACGATGATTCGAAGGCAACCACCGAACGACACAGTGCACCACTCGAAGATGGCGCACTGTGGCTCTTCTTCGCCCTCTTAACCCCAGCCATGCTGGTGCTCCGGCTGATTATATTTTTCGTCAGAAAACAAAACCCCATTACCGACAAAATCGAACTCACGATTACGCAATCGAAACGGCGAATTCTCTGGGCCATTCTGATGTATGTGATCATGCCCTCAGCCGTAGGCTTACTGGTTGTTCAACTACGGCAGGATAACTGGTTGCATAGCTGGCAAATCGTCGTCGTTTTTTACGCCGTTCCGGGCCTGGTTTTATGGGATGCCCGCCGACGACGAATCAAGACATTTTACCAGCTTTTCGGCACCATGACCGAAGCAGACCGGTATGTGCGTTATAAAGCCGCGCATTTCAACGGCTTAGGCAATATTCTGCTGTATCCGATTCCGTTTTGGTGGTTGAAACGGGAAGACGAAAAAGCGCTCTACGCCATTCGGAATGCTCCCCGAACAACGGCAGAAGGGTACCCTTTATGGAAAGTAGCCGTAACACACCGAGATGCCTTTCTTAATGACTATCAACAAATTGAGCAAAATAGTTGCAGTGTCGATTACGATGTTTGGCGGAATGAGACTCACAATAGCACACAGACGATTGGCTACGAAAACCTAAACAATTTGGTGTATCATCGCTGCAAAAAGTGCGAATCCAAAACGGTCTACAAAGTCAAAAGTCGAGTTGTAAAAGAAGCCACTACAGAGCGGGAAGGGCGGGGTGCCCATGAATACGAGTGCAAAGCCTGTGGCCATCATTACGAAACCCAGTACACCATTCCGATAATCCAGCAGCGTTCGTCGTCATCCGCTCATTCATCAACCACGTACTCCTCGTCGGGCAGTAGCAGCAGGAGTTCGGGAGGTGGTGGTTCGTCAGGTAGCTCGTCGAGTAGTAGCAGTAGTTGGGGTGGCGGTAGTTCAGGCGGTGGTGGCGCTGGTAGTAGCTGGTAA